The Faecalibacter sp. LW9 genome has a segment encoding these proteins:
- a CDS encoding MBL fold metallo-hydrolase, giving the protein MIKIYPLREVQYQVNKSKEFNLVENIDLVDETNGYVLTVRPFLIHYNDELILIDAGFGLHQDGRSALVDRIEDIGFYPSAITRILVSHLHKDHVGGLGQMSNGKLTTYFPNAKIYIHEEEMIYTMALDGHTSYNYDIIKGLQYHPQVVYIREEAGEIIPGVRFEKVGGHVPHQMVFWITDEEDIVFYGADNLPQLSYLKYDMAFKNDVDGKVAQECRRVWVDQMNQEHWTVLFYHGKRTAIKNF; this is encoded by the coding sequence ATGATTAAAATTTATCCGTTAAGAGAAGTACAATATCAAGTGAATAAATCCAAAGAATTTAATCTTGTTGAAAACATAGACTTAGTTGATGAAACCAATGGCTATGTCTTAACGGTTCGTCCCTTTTTAATTCATTATAATGATGAATTAATTTTAATAGATGCTGGTTTTGGATTACATCAAGACGGACGATCGGCTTTGGTTGATCGTATCGAAGATATAGGATTTTATCCATCAGCCATAACTCGCATTTTAGTTTCACATTTACATAAAGATCATGTGGGTGGATTAGGTCAAATGAGCAATGGAAAATTAACGACATATTTTCCTAATGCTAAAATTTATATCCACGAAGAAGAAATGATTTATACAATGGCGTTGGATGGACATACGTCGTATAATTATGATATCATCAAAGGATTACAATATCATCCTCAAGTAGTGTATATACGAGAGGAAGCAGGAGAAATTATTCCTGGTGTTCGATTTGAGAAAGTAGGAGGTCATGTTCCGCATCAAATGGTTTTCTGGATTACAGACGAAGAGGACATCGTTTTCTATGGTGCTGATAATCTTCCACAGTTAAGCTATCTGAAATATGATATGGCATTTAAAAATGATGTAGATGGTAAAGTAGCACAAGAATGTCGCCGTGTGTGGGTGGATCAAATGAACCAAGAACATTGGACAGTTTTATTCTATCACGGTAAACGTACAGCAATTAAAAATTTTTAA
- a CDS encoding Bcr/CflA family efflux MFS transporter, with the protein MSNALLIPQEKLGKKGLLFLIFLLNMTGPISTDMYLAAFPTLLKEFDTTSSMLNFTLVGFFISFAIGMLFIGPLSDKIGRKPVLLSGIIVYGLSSLFCSFATSVEMMIIFRITQAIGAGGMISVSTAMIKDTFSDEERPKIIALLQMLGVFAPTIAPLIGAQIIKHFSWQVTFDVLVALSILSFTISLFVTETLLPEKRLAGNIFQSILSLGDILKNKPFMTFLVAMGGTAIIYMAFLAVSSYIYIEWFKLSETEYSFFFAANSLLLIVYCLPESKKSIHFCSDYSIYICAVGLSRILNHIRWEIFALFIFTNFFPSYF; encoded by the coding sequence ATGTCAAACGCGTTACTTATTCCACAAGAAAAATTAGGAAAGAAAGGGTTATTATTTTTAATTTTTCTTTTAAATATGACTGGGCCAATATCAACTGATATGTACTTGGCTGCATTTCCAACACTTCTAAAAGAGTTTGATACAACATCATCAATGTTAAACTTTACTTTGGTAGGATTTTTTATCAGCTTTGCGATCGGAATGCTTTTCATAGGACCTTTGAGTGATAAAATTGGTCGAAAACCCGTATTATTGAGTGGGATTATAGTTTATGGATTATCCTCTTTATTTTGCTCGTTTGCAACATCTGTCGAAATGATGATAATCTTTAGAATAACGCAAGCTATTGGAGCGGGTGGGATGATATCTGTTTCGACGGCAATGATTAAGGATACATTTTCGGATGAAGAACGACCTAAAATCATTGCCTTACTACAAATGTTAGGAGTTTTTGCTCCAACAATTGCTCCATTAATTGGTGCACAAATTATCAAACATTTTTCGTGGCAAGTAACGTTCGACGTATTGGTCGCTTTGTCTATCCTTTCGTTTACAATAAGTTTATTTGTGACCGAAACGCTACTTCCTGAAAAACGATTAGCCGGTAATATTTTCCAAAGTATTTTATCATTAGGTGATATTTTAAAAAACAAACCTTTTATGACCTTTTTGGTTGCGATGGGTGGAACTGCAATTATCTATATGGCATTTCTAGCCGTAAGTTCTTATATCTATATTGAATGGTTTAAACTGTCCGAAACAGAATACAGTTTTTTCTTTGCTGCTAATTCTTTATTATTAATTGTGTATTGTCTACCTGAAAGTAAGAAATCGATTCACTTCTGCTCAGATTATTCAATTTACATTTGCGCTGTTGGTCTTAGCAGGATTCTTAATCATATTCGTTGGGAAATATTCGCCTTATTTATTTTTACTAACTTTTTTCCCAGTTACTTTTAG
- a CDS encoding putative DNA modification/repair radical SAM protein translates to MNFDRVSEKLNILADAAKYDVSCSSSGGSRKNTNKGLGDSKASGICHTYTEDGRCVSLLKILLTNHCIYDCAFCVSRKSNDVQRAAFTVDEVVDLTINFYRRNYIEGLFLSSGIFKNADFTMERLVRIAKKLRLEHRFNGYIHLKTIPGASEELLTEAGLYADRMSINLEMPTEAGLKLVAPDKSHEDVKKPLNFVNHKMIQFKDEKKLIKSVPKFVPAGQSTQMVIGATPENDFQIMSTAHQYYKDFNLKRVYYSGFIPINHNDQLLPSIGTQPPLLRENRLYQTDWLMRFYQFDVHEILNESNPHLDTDIDPKLSYALRNLDQFPIDINTADYHQILRIPGVGVKSAKKIVAARRFGKIRTYQLKSLGIAYNRARYFMRCEDDQYQRLELLPTQIKSRILGNSQSKYLKTNPNQLQLFV, encoded by the coding sequence ATGAATTTTGATCGTGTAAGTGAAAAACTGAATATTCTGGCAGATGCTGCGAAGTATGATGTGTCTTGTTCTTCAAGCGGAGGAAGCCGAAAAAATACAAACAAAGGGTTAGGAGATTCAAAAGCATCAGGTATTTGTCATACCTATACAGAAGATGGTCGATGTGTATCCTTGCTTAAAATTCTTTTAACCAACCATTGCATTTACGATTGTGCTTTTTGTGTATCTCGTAAAAGTAATGATGTTCAACGTGCCGCATTTACTGTTGATGAGGTGGTTGATCTTACCATTAATTTTTACCGCAGAAATTATATTGAAGGATTATTTTTGAGTTCTGGAATCTTTAAAAACGCTGATTTTACGATGGAGCGTTTGGTTCGTATTGCAAAGAAACTTCGTTTAGAACATCGTTTCAACGGCTATATCCATCTTAAAACCATTCCAGGTGCTTCAGAAGAATTATTGACCGAAGCAGGTTTATATGCCGATCGTATGTCGATTAATTTAGAGATGCCTACAGAAGCCGGTTTAAAATTAGTGGCACCAGATAAATCACATGAAGATGTGAAAAAGCCATTGAATTTTGTAAATCATAAAATGATTCAGTTCAAGGACGAGAAAAAGTTAATCAAATCGGTTCCAAAATTTGTACCTGCAGGTCAATCAACTCAAATGGTCATTGGGGCAACACCCGAAAATGATTTTCAAATCATGTCTACAGCTCATCAGTACTACAAAGATTTTAATTTAAAGCGGGTGTATTATTCTGGATTTATTCCTATTAATCACAACGATCAATTGCTGCCTTCGATTGGGACACAACCTCCTTTGTTGCGCGAAAATAGATTGTACCAAACGGATTGGTTGATGCGTTTTTATCAATTTGATGTGCATGAGATTTTAAATGAATCTAATCCTCATTTGGATACCGATATCGACCCTAAATTGAGTTATGCATTACGCAATTTAGACCAATTTCCGATTGATATCAATACGGCGGATTATCATCAAATTTTAAGAATTCCAGGCGTAGGGGTGAAGTCGGCGAAGAAAATTGTAGCAGCACGTCGTTTTGGAAAGATTAGAACGTATCAATTAAAAAGCTTAGGGATTGCGTACAATCGTGCCCGATATTTTATGCGCTGCGAGGATGATCAATACCAACGATTAGAACTTTTACCTACTCAAATCAAAAGTCGAATTTTAGGGAACTCCCAAAGTAAATACTTGAAAACAAATCCGAATCAATTGCAATTATTTGTGTAA
- a CDS encoding helix-turn-helix domain-containing protein, which translates to MSNFKNIRFIDQKTIFDYIPLGHPHRPITPAILFVIKGSVQLKEKIIIHHMIENTIIFIDHNHIYEIIEVSDDLEIILLGYHSYYINRISLKLNKIKVYQGLKNQLKRKFIIDSQQMNILIDNIKKIEIYQKLDNYLTYIDDIIEHYFIIILFHITSIVEEDINKQYAEMTRQQKIVNDFIYLVSENYLEEKDIKYYAIKLSITVRYMSSVIKSETGKTPQQFMNEFILNEAKALLASTNKNIKEIAYLLKFSDQFSFSHFFKRHQKISPSDYRRIYLK; encoded by the coding sequence ATGTCAAATTTTAAAAATATACGTTTTATTGATCAAAAAACAATTTTTGATTATATCCCTTTGGGACATCCACATCGTCCTATCACACCAGCAATATTATTTGTAATAAAAGGATCTGTGCAACTTAAAGAAAAAATTATTATTCATCATATGATTGAAAATACAATCATATTTATAGATCATAATCATATTTATGAAATTATAGAAGTAAGTGATGATTTAGAAATAATTTTACTTGGTTATCATTCTTATTATATAAATAGGATAAGCTTAAAGTTGAATAAAATTAAAGTATATCAGGGTCTTAAAAATCAATTAAAAAGAAAATTTATAATAGATTCTCAGCAAATGAATATTTTAATTGATAATATTAAAAAGATTGAGATTTATCAAAAATTAGATAATTATTTAACTTATATAGACGATATCATTGAGCACTATTTTATAATTATTCTTTTTCACATAACAAGCATTGTAGAGGAAGATATAAATAAACAATACGCAGAGATGACTCGACAACAAAAAATAGTAAATGATTTTATTTATTTAGTTTCAGAAAATTATCTTGAAGAAAAAGATATTAAATATTATGCTATAAAATTAAGTATAACCGTTCGATATATGAGTTCTGTTATCAAAAGTGAAACAGGGAAAACACCCCAACAATTTATGAATGAATTTATTTTAAATGAAGCTAAAGCACTATTAGCTAGTACAAACAAAAATATAAAAGAAATTGCTTATTTATTAAAATTTAGTGACCAGTTTTCATTTTCACATTTCTTTAAAAGACATCAAAAAATAAGTCCTTCAGATTATAGAAGAATATATTTAAAATAA
- a CDS encoding TIGR03915 family putative DNA repair protein, whose amino-acid sequence MENYVFDGSLDGLLTLIFDFYNRKPGQIKVWSERDFMPSMFDTTYEVVTDEEKANRVRKKMKSKLSKQGWRNLYSTYLSEQAEAYQHIFEFARYVIDSPVEVETNFGNEHVLYLAQMERKVNREKHHFEAFIRFEALPDGTFYSAVEPKYHVLPLLLNHFKNRYADQDWIIYDLVRKTGLLYSKVEEKVMPIHLEFAPKQNHSIVKSFEPTEEQYQHLWKGYFKSANIPARKNTKLHVQLLPKRFWKYLTEKEI is encoded by the coding sequence ATGGAAAATTATGTGTTCGATGGATCTTTAGACGGTTTATTAACGTTGATTTTCGATTTTTATAACCGAAAGCCAGGTCAAATTAAAGTTTGGTCTGAACGCGATTTTATGCCTTCAATGTTCGATACGACATACGAAGTGGTAACAGATGAAGAAAAAGCCAATCGTGTCCGAAAAAAAATGAAATCCAAATTATCGAAACAAGGTTGGCGAAATTTATATTCTACCTATTTATCAGAACAAGCAGAAGCCTATCAGCATATTTTCGAATTTGCCCGATATGTAATTGATTCCCCTGTAGAGGTGGAAACAAATTTTGGGAACGAACATGTTTTGTATTTGGCTCAAATGGAACGTAAAGTAAACCGCGAAAAACACCATTTCGAAGCATTTATCCGTTTTGAAGCATTACCTGATGGTACTTTTTATTCAGCGGTTGAACCCAAGTATCATGTATTGCCTTTGCTTTTAAACCATTTTAAAAATCGATATGCCGATCAAGATTGGATCATTTACGATTTGGTTCGTAAAACAGGTTTGCTTTATTCAAAAGTAGAGGAGAAGGTCATGCCGATACATTTGGAATTTGCACCCAAACAGAATCATTCGATTGTCAAATCTTTTGAACCAACAGAAGAGCAATACCAACATTTATGGAAAGGGTATTTTAAATCGGCTAATATTCCAGCCCGTAAAAATACCAAATTACACGTTCAATTGTTGCCTAAACGCTTTTGGAAATACCTAACGGAAAAAGAAATTTAA